The DNA sequence CACAAACTATCCTTTGAGTTGCAAGGCATTAGACTGTATCTTTATGGATCAAATCAGGAACCTGCCAGGTTAGTGGGTTGAGCAGTTGAGGTGAATTGGTCAGCCCTATGATCAGAGTATCTTACGTAGAAGGGCACTGCTTTTCCTGCGATTTTGAGGGCTATAAGGGACTCCATTAGGCCCTGGAGAGAGAAGTAGTGTGATTGGACAAGCATGTCAGGAGTCAGGAGCTGGGCTGTAGTGTACATTTTTCAGAGGGATGACTGAAACCACCAAGAACACTTCTTGCATAAACCGTATGCTAATTAGGATTGggtaattgtgttttatttcaACTGTGTAATTTGTACCTCCCAGATTGTTACGCTACAATAAAGATACGCTCTTAAATGAGCTCTTGAATGTATTGTGAAGGGAATGCTGTGAAGAAGGGTGACATTAGAGAGTGAGTCAAGGCAGAGGGATCAGGCTCCCCGAGTGTCCTTGTTTGGTTATGTGGTTGAAACCTCAGATGTCCACTTGTGGTGGCGTCAACAACTTGGCCAGCCGTGGGCAGCCCTGAGTGTCCTTGTGAGGTGTTGTGCGTAACAGgcaaggggaggtgggagggcaggtTTAGAGGATGCTTAGAACGAATTGCTGGCGTGGCCTGCCCTTTCCTACTGAGAACTGCAAGGTGTTTTGACGCCTCCTTTATGTGAACAGTGGGCCTTTTATGGAGAACGAGGTTGTCCAGGATGTCCTCTTCTGAACGATAATAGAAATAACAATAATTACACTACCATTTATCGAGCGCTTACCATGAACCAAGTACTGTGTTGTGGACTTTATATGCTTTATCTCAATCCTCTACTAGCTCTGTGTGGTAAGGGGTTATTATTGTCACCATTTTACAAAGAATGCATTGGGGTTTATTGAGAggtcagaattcaaacccagggagTGTGACTCCACATGTGATTGTGGTTGCACCACTTACTTTAATCATATACCCCTATTGGTGCTTTGTTCCCCAAGCTAGGACCTTTGAGGTCCAGGATCCCAAGACGCTCTCTCTTCCCTGCTCCTGGCCTGCAGTGAGAGACCTCGCATGACCGAGATCCCACGTGTGGAGCCTGTGGAGGGAGAGGTCACAGCCTCTGTCTACCTTTCCACACTCAAGACTGAAAATCTTACTCAAAGGTCTTTCTGGTGAGGAGTCAGACACTTACAGAAAATAGTAGGAATAGGAAAGGAAAGAGTTGGGGAGAGCAACTACAGACTTGATCACAGCCTGCGGATGGGAAAGAACCACGCTGGCTGGAAGTTGATGGTACATAAATGAAGGCGTATGTGAGGACCTGACTGTGTATGTATCAAAGCCAACTGCTGAGATAGGCAAACGTGCCAAGGCAATGACAGCCACTTGGACTTGCTAAAAATTGAATGAATTTTAAGCAACACACTGCTTAGTGAGGACAAGGGCTCTGCCTTGGTATGATTTCCAATGCCAAGAAGCCGCTTGGACCTAATTAGGCACCTGAGTCCAACGTGCCGCCCCATGATAGCACCTGCATTGGAGGCCACCCATAACAAGAGAACCAGCCACCAGACCAGCAGCTGTAATGGAGGGAAGCCCCGAAAGGGCCTCTGTACGCTGGAGGGTTATTGGTAATACCTGAAACAATGTCCTGACAGGACGATGTTACTGGCTTTGACTTTAATAAAGTTTTTGCTCTGGGCAGATTGAGATCTGAGAAAAGCCTGTGTAAGTATAACAAAaatggaagtttattttttactgagtttTGTAGCACAATGGGAACTGACACAGCATATCTTGTTAACATTGCTAGAAAGTAGGTTAGGTCCTTCTAAATTTCACTGCATCTACAAACTTGTAGCCAATAGGGATACGGTAGGACcagtttaaattttatattttaaaataacattcagAAATGTTTAACTTAAGATGACGATTTGAGCACAGACATCCAACTCTCCAATTCCCTATCTTTGTGACTTGATCTTGACCTGAAGAGTGCAAAAGAGATGAGAATAAATCTCAACATGCAACCTTTACCTGAATTCTTGAGGACTTTTCTTCAGGTTGGTGTAGATGGATCTGGGCCTGAGTCTTTTCTGAGAAGGTTTCTTTATCATAGGCAGCAAGTAGAGGAGATTTGAGCAAAGTTTTACTAATGTTCCTGAGTTTGGAGGAGCTAGGAGGGCTTATTGAGTGACTGTCAAAGGAGCCGATGAGAATGTCAGTATTTGTTGCAAAAGCTCAGTAGAATAGAAGCTCTACAAAGCCAAAATGGACATATCTTCTCCCTGACTTGGAGGAATAGGACAAAGAAGGAAAGTACATACAACATGGCCAGATCACAGGGTTTCTCGGACAAAGAGAAAACTGATAAAGCCAGTGGATTGGTATCATCAAATGTGAGAGAAACCCTGAATTCTGATGGATCTTTGAATGGAAGTGTTGACTTGTATCAAACAATCCTGCAGCTTAATATATGAGAACCACCCCCTTAGGCAGTGAGCTTGTAATGCTGTTCACCAAAGATGCACTTGTTCTTTCTGGGGAGGATTTTACTTCACACTCTTTGAAGTCAGGCTTGGCCATGAGACTTGTTTTGACCAATGCAAAGTGAACAAGAGTGAGAGGTGGGACTTCTGGAGTGGATAAGGGAGGACTTTGGCAAATACCCTCCCATAAAAAcagcaaaacttaaaaaaaaaagtgatccataaaagaaaacagGAGTAGGATTAATCAGAAGACAGTGCTTCAAAAAGACAGTATTTAGAAAAATGAGTCAATAAGCCATAGAAAGAAGAAACTGTTTGTAAATTACTTATCTGATAAAGTACTTTGTAACCTtggtatataaagaactcttaaaatttagTAAGAAGAAAACACCAGCTTAAAAATCGGCAGAAGATTTGagtagacatttccccaaagaaggtGTAAGAATAGCTAGTAAGCACATAGCTGACTCTGGAGTCTCAAATAAAACAGATGAGTTAACTAAGAGAAGGAGTGGTTGTGTAAGTTGCCTACGGTCATGCAGACTAAAAGTTTTTGGGCCCAGATGTTAACCCAGGAGATGTGGCATCAAGATGGTGGAtgctgttttttggggtttttttggggggtttttctcTTCATAAACGACTCCAAATCTATAGTAGTTGTCAGAATTCAGGAAGTGTGTATTCAAAAGACAGCAggttcaaaaataattttgaaccaTTAGTACAACCTGGTTAAGATGTTCTGACTGATAAATATGTACCATTTGACCTGTTTTAGGGGAAATAAGTCAAGTGTGAGGCAGAATCCCTATGATTTATGTAACAGCCTTCAGATAGAAGGGCTGGTGAGAAGCTGATTCTGCCCGGGAGAACTGTGGGAGGACGCAGTGTAAAGTATGGGACCTAGTTGTAAATCAGGGCACCGACAGTTGAGGTTACTTCCTCCTGCTAGGGTGGCAGGCTTATCTTACTCCTGCCTCTCTTTAGGATGGGAGAAATGCAGGCCTGAAAGCCCAGTCCCAGTCCAGGAAGAGCCAATCTGCCAAGACACATCCATCCCTAGGAGAAATGTTTCTGGCCGGTGCCGAGCCTTCCAACTTGGGAGGGGGTTTAGAGGGAAGCCTAGCCAACAGAAGCCATTTCTATTTTTAAGTCTTATCCAAGTatgtcactcttttcctttttaaatggcCTAAAATTAATTTGGTTGATATTAATGTGGGTGGGTGGGATACATAGAATTAAAAGAGATTGGAAATTACTCAAGATATCCCATAGGTAGTATTCTCCCACAGAGGCTCAGGAATGGTTTCATTACAGAAATGGCATTGAAACTGAGCTTCAAAAAATGGCTGGAGCATGATTTTTCTCCTGTAATTTGTTAGTGTGACCAATTGCATTGATTGGTTATGTCAGATCAACCTGTGTTCCtcaaataaactcatttttttcaGGATAATTAGCCTCCCTTTTAACATATTGCCATATTTGATTTACTAacttttatttaggattttggcacccatatttatgaatgaaattggattgtaaattttttctctttcactgtccTCATCAGGTTTTGTTATCAAGGCTGTGATAGCCTCATACAATGAATAGGAATACTTAGGCTACTTAGGGACACAGGTTTTAGAGAGGTCCAGGAATTGGTAGATGATCACTCAGCTATTAACAGAGGGGCCAGTTCCAGGGCTATGGATTCCAAGCCCAGTCCTCTTTCCAACAAGGAGCATGCAGACTCTTAGGTCCTGCCAGATCTGTGCCACAGCCCACTGTAGATGACCCAGGGGACATAAGGCACTGTCTACAAATCCTTAGTGGAGAGGTCAGTGTTCGTAGCTTACTCCAGAGACCTAACACTGATTAGTTCTCAAGGAGAAAAACTGTTCATCGTTAATGACCTTCAGTGGTCAATGGATTTTCCTTCCGTATTTCCTTTCAGACCGCCCTTGGCGATTGAGCTTAAACAAGGCTATGAGATGCCAGTAAAGTTGTCTTTTTGAGGCTTTGCGGGGGAAAGCGATAGTTTTGGCGACCCTCAGCAGGAACCCCCGGATTGCGGGGGGCTCCCAGAGCACCGCACCCCACGGAGGTGAGATCGCGGCAGTGCCCCCAGGCCCTGCTTAGCGTGCCTTGCTGACCAGCCTCTGCTCATCACCCGGCGGGCAGGCGGAGCTCATTTCTTCCTAGCACCTGGGCCCCTGCTCCAGGCGGCTGCGGCTGCCCGAGCCGGGGCAGGGCTTTTATTGTGAAAGGAGCTCCCCACTCTGGCGCTTTCGGGGAAgtggggaggctgggctgggacgCGCGGCAGCCTTGGCAAACTCTGCAAACGTCCCTAGCTGATCGCTGAGGCTCGAAGCTGCGGGAGGGCTCCCGCAGAACAGCAGATCCTCGCAGCCCCGCAGATTCCGCGTGCATCCGTCTAGACTTCCTCTACCAACCCCACCGCAGAGCATCCCGCCGCGCATCGCCCGCCCAAGAGTTGGCCGCTAGGAGGTTGTGGCTCTTGGGTCCGGGAAACCCGAGTCCAGGGAAGCCCGGAGAGCCACGGCGCCAGGGGCGGCCCGGGGCGGTGGGATGAGCTGGAGAGCAGGCTGAGCGCGCGGAGAGGCAGGTTCAGCAGGTTCAGCCACCGCGGGGGACATGGTAGGAATCGCGGGAGGGGACATGCGGGCGGTAGGGTTGGGTGGGCATCCAGACAGGTGGCCGCGGGCAGCGCGCACCCGCTGCGGGCGCAGCGCCTGAGCTGCCTCCTGGGTCTAGAATTGTTCCTCGAAGGTTGCAGGGGGGCGCTGGCTTTCATTTCTCCACTCGTGACGGGGGCAGTTGGCTTTTCTGCTACCCTTGGCTGAGAGGAGTGTAGTAAGGGGGCTTTCCTTACGATCTCATACACCCTGGCTGCACCGTAACCCACTCGCAGCACGGTACAAACTCTGTACAATTCACAGGGCAGAAAGGAGAAGATTCCATGGGGCATGCAAGGCAGCCTCTGATGGGTGAGATAGATGCCTTTGAAGTTACTTTATTCTTCTGAAAAATGCATGGGAATTCTGTATTATCTTCTATCTTAAACATGTTTTATTTAACATTAAGAAGTAATGCTTTACATTTATTACCATAGAATTAAATTGGCCCTAGTAAGGTTCAAATGCCTGGCTCCCAGTGCCCCACCTCCCTCCACTTCCTGGGACCATAGGGCAGGTAAAGGAGCACTGGATGGCCTGGGCTATCATTTATGAAGCCAGGGACCTTGTGAACGTGGCCCTTCCATTGATAAGGCTCACAGGCACCAACAAGCAGGAAAGACAGACCCTGTGAGACTGTGAGTCAGGCAGCTTAACTAAAGCCCATGCATAGCCTCAGGAAAGGGGCTCCCCTAGCTGCTGATCAGCTCTACTTCCTGGTAGAAGCTacctgcagcccctgccctcacctGCTCCTGCAGTTAACTGCCCTTCCTTGAGGGGTGTCAGCCACGGATGAGTTTGAGCTCTGAAGGAACCCAAAGAGGCTCTCATGTGTGCATCTGTGAGCAGTTCCCTGCACTCCCAGGCTCACAGAGGGCAGATTGGAACTCAGTGGAGATACTTCTAAAGGAGTTTAGCTGTGGGCCTGGAGTTGAGAAGGGTGCCCAGAAACTCCCCTGTAGAATGGACGGTCTCTGGAAGAACAGCTCCTTCTGTGCCAGGGTGTCCTGGCGGTGTCAGGACCAGAGGCTGAGGGCTGGTCACCAAGAGCTGGGGTCtcagggaggggagtggggtgtgtgtgtgtgtttcactttACACCTGCATAACACCCTCTCCCCAATCCTCAGAGGTTTTTCTTCCCCCCTCAAATTTGCTAAAGAGAAATCAATAATGAAATCTCAAAACTGGAAAAGGAAAGTGGTAGGAGGTACAGGATATGAAACTGAAaagtgcagttttttttttttaaaacaaaattcccTGTTCAGGTGCCAGAGTGTTGCCAGAAGAGAGTAGGGGCCCAGGCCACCCCCTCAGGGCCATTACTGCTGTGAGGAGTCTCCTGTCCATGGCAGAGCCTCTCATACTCCTGTGATGGAGGCTGGTGCAGGAGGGAGAATACACCTGACCTGCCTGCCTTTCTGGCAGCCTCTGGACGCCATGATGAAGTGATTGTTCCACCATCAGGTGGGCTTCCTGTTCCTGAGCCAGCACGTTCCTGGCTTCTTATCCTCAGTTCTGGGGTGTGTTAGGAAGAGGGCTTGAGTCAGGATTTCGTTATGTCTAGGTCCACTTGCCAGAGAGAAGGGCCCAATGGGCAACTTCTGGTATCAGAATGGCCCCAGAGATCTGAACGTTTCTTTTGCTTCTCTCTCTGAATGAAGGATCCTATGGTCCAGAACCCTGGGGGCCTGAGTGCAGCTCGGCATTGACAGGAACCAGCATAGGAGGAGGCAGGGGGCCAGAAGTCCTTaggggacctcagtttcctcctctataaaattgGACTAGATGCCTTTCGAGGTGCCATTTAGCTCCCAAAATGGATGATGCCCGAATAATTCTGAGGTTGGACCCCAGGCCTGGTGTTGACCTTTTCTTAGCACTGGTAGTTAAGAGAGTGTGAGGAAGGAGTGGTCCTCAGCCCTGATTCCGACCTTCCCCAGACCAAATCCAGGGTGGGACCTAGaccaagggatttttttttaaaaggctcccTAAGTGATCCCAGTGTGCAGCCAGGACTGAGAACCACAGGCCTCAAGGGCTGAGGGTATGCGAACTGACTCACTCAGATGTCTCTGCATCAGTAGAGCTGCTGCTCCTTGGGACAGTCCTAAAATAGAAGGCTTGATGGACTTCAGCTGAAAAATGATACATATTATATGCCTCCTTGGAGGATCCTTCCATAGAGAAACTCCTTTTAATTCATTAGAACTGAGATGTGGCCTTCCCCAACTCATTTGAATATTCAGTAATTCCTTAACACCGTTGTCTCACTGATCCAAGGTACATAAGCTGGGAAAGCCTGGGTTAGAAATATAAAGCTGAAAGCCTAGAATCCTTAAATGTCTTTTTGCCAAAGTGAACACTGAGCTGCAGGACCTGTGAGGGCATTTTTGATTATCCTGAAGGGGCTGTGGGTCTCTGCCAGGGCTTGGTGTGTGTATTTCCAAAGCTAGAATTGGGACACTTGCCACTTTCTTTATAATAATGGTAGGAAACTTGATGTATGCTGAAGACTTTGAACTTGGATGAGAAATATTGATAGAAGAAGATAAGCCTATTACtgccaacttaaaaaaaagttttcttcctAGTCCTTGGGGGATTatactatatctatatctatatctatatatgaaatatttattttatataacagCCACACTGCCAACTTCTACAGGTAACCGTGGTTATCGTTTTGGTGTATTTTCTACTCTGAGTATTATTTTAGAGAGTCGATATTATACAGAACATGCAGCTTTGCAGTCTGATTtgtttaatttcactttttatcaAAGCAAGTTTCCATGTCTGCATCTCTAAAAAGATCTTCATAACCCTACTTTCAATACTCAGTACCATGATTTTGAAAATCATCTCCCCTGCTTGTGGACTTTAGGTCATTTCCGCATGGGGTCTGTTTTTAATGACGTGAGGCCAGCTTCTGATCATCCATGGGAATGGGGACCTGAGTGCCTGACCAAGTGGAAATCAGGCAAGCTCACAAGAACAAATTGGCTTCAGCCTCTTCATCAAACATTTTACCGCAGCTACCTTTGAAGGCCCAGAGTGTGGGTGTGGGAGGAGTTTCCTCTTTTCTGTCTTCATTCTTCTATAAGCATGTCATCAGGCAGGtcatggagggggagggggtcccAGGAGGGTCCTATATGGGTCGGTTCTCCTTGGAAGAACCAGGAGCTAAAGTCCCTAGAGGTTAAGACACAGGGGGGAATCTCTAGATGAGGAGCTAAAGCCAGAGAAGGAGTGTGACCTTCTCAAGGTCACTCAGAGCTGGGCTAGAGCCCAGGTCTCCTAATCCttcactccccagcccctccaccatGCAGGTCCCATCACAGACACGGTAGCTTCTTCATGTACTTGAGCCCTTTGCTGCAGCTTGGAGTGGTGGAGGGACGGCATGGGGTTTGAAATCAGAACGAGGTTTATGCCAGACTAGGCTACTGTatggctctgaggaggcattccAGGTGCTCTGAACCTCAGGCCCCTCATCCGTAAAATGGGCTTATACTAACGGGTTGCTATGAGGAGCAAAAGGAATCTTGGAGGTGAAAACACTTGGTGCCCTAAAGGTGCTATAAGAGTGGGGGATTTATAGAGGACCCACAAaaataggttttctttttgtcagGACTGAAAACAAACAGTAAGAAGGTCATcaatatatttcatttaatatctGATGTGGGGCTGCTTTTGGGACTCTTCTCTAAGTGTGGATCAAGTGTAGACAGATTCTGTCCTAAAATAGTCTTCTTACTCCTTTAGATCTCTCTTCTCACCAGGCAGGAGATACCCAGCCTGTAGGAGATGCTTGCCCAGTCTGTGTGCCCTGGGCCTTCTTGCTGAACTCTAGCTGAGTGAGGGCAGCCCCACCCAGCCACAGCCCCTGAGGTCTAATGCTGAGGTGTCCCAGCCAGTCACCCTGCAGAAGGTCTTAGGGAGACCCTCAGGTTCTCAGGCTCAgctgaagaaaagagaagaggttaAACCGGTTTTGGAATCAGAAATGGGAATCAGGACATCCAGCCCTTGGATCCTGCCAGGAATTTGATATCCTCCCTTGTGGGCATCCCCCTCCTGGGGGCAGCTGCTCCTGCAGCCAGGCTCTGCAGGGCtggctgggggagcagagggctttTAACAATCCACTGGCTCCAACCAGACCAAGTAGGAGTTGGTCCAAAAACAGTGGGTTGGAAAGGGTAGGGTGGGAATGGGGTGGGGATAGTCCTCACAAAGAAATGAGATCCTTATCAGTTTCAGGGCCAGTGAGAAAAATGTGCTTCAGATGCTGACAGTCCCCTCAGAAGAGGCCTCGGCAGGTAGCCCTCCCTCCCTACCCAGGTGCTGATGTAGAAGCAGAGTGCTTTCCTTGAAACCTGAATGTCCTGAGCCACCTGTGCTGTCTTTGCTTGGATCATTTTTTGATGTGACTGCTAAAGTGTTTCCATCTGGGGCGTTTGGGGTACAATCCTTGTATTTTCTGGATGTGTCTGCACAGGCCTGTGTCTGACAGATCACCTAGCCTAAGAGTGCGGATGGAGCAAGGGTTTGTGGGTGatccccaggctgcccttccctgtGTGTCCCCCCACACTATGGGCACATATTCTCGGAAGTGGCCTGGGGTCCGGCCACTTTCCCGAGGGCCTCGTCTGGTGGCTCCAGGACTGCTCACTGAGAGGAAGCCAGAAGGTGCTTTAAGGTAGCAGCTGGTGAATTCAGGGGTGTTTAACACATGTTAAAACTCATAGAAGTGTatgcagaaattttaattttactgaaaaaaataataaaaagtaagtaaaaaataatataacaacAAGAAGAGGGAAAGGCAGTCTAGCAGAAGGGGCAGCGTGTGCAAAGCCCTAAAGGCAAAGTGAGTTGTCAGAGTTGGCTGGGAGGGAGTAGGGGGGAAACCGCCTGGAAATGGGGCATGAGTGGTCTCCCCAGCCAGCGGGGGATTTGAGTTATTACACTGAGAACACAAGGGGAATGGAAGGGCTTTTGAGCTTGGAGAGGTGGGATTGTGTTTGTATTTTAGAGAGCAGTTTCCAACGGTAGGGAGACTACAGGGGGTGGAGTGGAGGGGAGTGTCTGGGGAACAATCATGATCACCATGATCCTGATGGACAGGAGAGAGGAATGGCCCTGTGGCTGGTCAGAGGGAGCAGGCGTGGGGGATGTTTGAGCAGAACTTCAAGCCCTTGGTAACCCAGGGAGACTGAGGGCAAGTCAAGAACAACTTCCATTTCTTGCTCAGGGCATCTGGGTACACAGACCTCTGTCTGccattcttctctctcttcatcttcatttttatttatcctgtGGTGTTCTTTAACTAGCCATGCTTAGAGTAGCCATGATACAAAAGTAACTTATTTCAAAATGATACTACTAATCATTTTAGTtctgtaaaatattattattatgatttttttgttaCACAATGGGTTTATATTTAATACAGTACTTCTCACTATGTAGATATTACTCAGTTAATATAAAGGTTTTTTGTTTAACATTAAATCTCTTCTTTATTTCAGTGTcaatataaagtattttttttacattaaatctTTTCTCCAATTCAGTGTTACATACATTGAATAGATTTTCTAAACTTTCCACCCCTAAAGaaataagttttaatttttgaccGGCTGTATTTGATATCTAAGTACAACAGTAACTTCAgagataacaaaagaaaaatccaaaaaaaaatggataaaagagtCCTCAACAGATGAAGGAGACTGTGATTATAACTGAACTGTAGCCATTTCTTAAGATTCTGAGCAagagtttccttctttctgttgaGAATTCTGAAACTACAAAATAATACTTACGCAAATTTCAGCCATCTCGCTTCTTTGGCCCTCCTTCTAACTAGCAAATACAATTACAGATGGTATTTTTCAGTGCATTATTTGTtatgaagaaaacattttgttttccatttaacATAGGATATCAATTTGTTCCCGTTTATAGGGAAAAAACCAAGAATGTGAAACTACCTTATGTATTGCTTCTTGGAAACTTTCAGATACCAAAGCTCAGTTCTGAACCTCAGTAGCATAAAAGTTTTCATGGCAAGGTTTAATTCAGGAGGCCCTTCAAAGTCACATCTGGCCATTTCTCTTTCATGCATATACCCCTAAACAAGCAGAAATGACTATAATGCTGAGAACCGCACCTAACAGGAGAGCAATTGCATCTCCAGCTTCTACTGCTTCAGCAACAGGCAGCACCAAAAGCAATGAAAAGAGGACGAGGCACAATTGCATAGAAACTGAGAGCATGATGTTCAGCTCTTGAAGTGGCTGGATATTGAAGGCTAAAGTTTTCAAAGAAAGCGGTATTTGTATAATTCTACCTGACTCCCTTCCTGGACCTTTGGATTGAGTCCAAGAGGTTCCACATGACAGCGCCTTCCAGGAGGCAGCCATTGCAGGAATGTTATGGTATATTTTTAAGAGTCACTGTGAGGTGTTGAACATTTCTCTCTTAATCCTCTGAATTGGTTTTGCcattataatcataaaaatagGATAGAATTGCGATAATAAATGAGTACAGCGTTATTTGTGCCGCCTCAGACACCTTGCCAGCAGTGCCTGGGGCCCTCTGCCAGGCAGCACAGCCCCTCGGGTCCCCCTGCTCCTGGCCCCCAGGCCCTGCTGGCCGCCCCTGCTGGATGGTGGGTAGGGTGGGCAGGGCTGCGGCTGCTCCATCTCTCCTTGCCCAGCTTCCTCGTCTTGGGTTTCTATTAAGTGGTGGCAGGAAGGGACTGTGTCACATGCTGTTTACTTGCGGGCATTTTTTGTTTGGCTTTCGAGGGTATTTGCTTGCAATTAGCAAACAGCCTCTTCCAGAACCATCTGGAGAATTCAAATCCTTCCATCTTGGCTTGGGCAGCCGGTTCGTGGTTCCACGTTTAAAAGCCAAGTCGAGTAGGGATTTTTCCAGAAATGCCATCAGTCAAAGAACTGGTTAAAGAAAGCAGAGGGGTTAGGggtagaagagagaaagggagagaaaaaagagaataggAAGAGCCAGAGAAGAATGGATGCGACCGGAACAGACTGGGGCTTAAGAGATAGAA is a window from the Vicugna pacos chromosome 17, VicPac4, whole genome shotgun sequence genome containing:
- the LOC116284005 gene encoding small integral membrane protein 30-like; the protein is MLSVSMQLCLVLFSLLLVLPVAEAVEAGDAIALLLGAVLSIIVISACLGVYA